A portion of the Actinomycetota bacterium genome contains these proteins:
- a CDS encoding glycosyltransferase family 4 protein, whose protein sequence is MAFLGWVDPIEPLVERAAVLVMTSRSEGFPMLALEAMALGRPVVATRVGGLPEIVADGETGVLVAPGDEAAAARAMSRLLADAGERRRMGTAARHLIVDRFTQGVMTSAHLAAYRRLLDRADTARVRE, encoded by the coding sequence ATCGCGTTCCTCGGCTGGGTGGACCCGATCGAGCCGCTCGTCGAACGTGCGGCCGTTCTCGTGATGACCTCGCGTTCCGAAGGCTTCCCGATGCTCGCGCTCGAGGCGATGGCGCTCGGCCGGCCGGTCGTGGCGACGCGCGTCGGCGGCCTGCCGGAGATCGTGGCGGACGGCGAGACCGGCGTGCTCGTCGCGCCCGGCGACGAGGCCGCGGCGGCGCGTGCGATGTCGCGGCTGCTCGCCGATGCCGGAGAGCGGCGCCGCATGGGCACGGCGGCTCGCCACCTCATCGTCGACCGCTTCACGCAGGGCGTGATGACCTCGGCACATCTGGCCGCGTACCGGCGCCTGCTCGACCGCGCCGACACCGCCCGTGTGCGAGAATAG
- a CDS encoding glycosyltransferase family 4 protein translates to MRPLEGRTIVFVNNFAGPGLGGGEEHLLALVRATVGAGMHAHVICPKRSDLRAAAAGAGAIVAPYALEKRNVVRTASRIRKYCRRYDAAVLHTTGYLTNLLGRLAKRGGRPSLVNTVHVEPGAPRAAGGGRAAQFARDMLDRLTAHRADLVLPVSRAIAARLVELGYDPDRMQVIPNGIDTVTVNRLARGTCDLPATIADDAPLVLFAGRLEAVKDVATFVRAAALVAAERPDARFVVAGEGPLRAEA, encoded by the coding sequence GGTGGCGAGGAGCACCTGCTCGCGCTCGTGCGCGCGACCGTGGGTGCGGGCATGCACGCGCATGTCATCTGCCCGAAGCGCAGCGACCTGCGCGCTGCGGCCGCCGGCGCGGGAGCGATCGTGGCACCGTACGCGCTGGAGAAGCGCAACGTCGTCCGGACCGCCTCGCGCATCCGCAAGTACTGCCGGCGCTACGACGCGGCGGTCCTGCACACGACGGGATACCTCACGAACCTGCTCGGACGGCTCGCCAAGCGTGGCGGGCGGCCCTCACTCGTCAACACCGTGCACGTCGAGCCCGGCGCGCCGCGGGCGGCCGGGGGCGGACGCGCCGCCCAGTTCGCGCGCGACATGCTCGACCGCCTCACCGCACACCGCGCCGATCTCGTGCTGCCGGTGTCCCGCGCGATCGCCGCGCGCCTCGTCGAGCTCGGCTACGATCCGGACCGGATGCAGGTCATCCCGAACGGCATCGACACCGTGACCGTCAACCGGCTCGCGCGCGGCACGTGCGACCTGCCGGCGACGATCGCCGACGACGCTCCGCTCGTGCTGTTCGCGGGCCGGCTCGAGGCGGTCAAGGACGTCGCGACGTTCGTGCGCGCCGCCGCGCTGGTGGCCGCCGAGCGCCCGGACGCCCGGTTCGTGGTGGCGGGCGAGGGCCCGCTCCGTGCCGAGGCGTAG